The following are encoded together in the Candidatus Tumulicola sp. genome:
- a CDS encoding type I phosphomannose isomerase catalytic subunit produces the protein MSDAAVYPYILDPKLAPAIWGGDELVKQYGKHGDPSAKIGESWECWDTDTVINGPLKGDSVATLRQSQGKSFLGDIDPTRIFPVLTKIITAHDWLSVQVHPNDAYAKRVEHQANGKTECWYVFSADPGAELVLGWTRDTSREEYERRVADGTLGEILRRIPVKAGDTVYIPAGMVHAIGAGVTLFETQQASDLTYRMFDWNRIGADGKPRELHIQKAADVLDYKATGAGTLDQIAYTFDGLQRLALIADNHFVVERIVATSEPATMKTGGRPLIVMSLDCPMNVGCNDVEVSLTPYQTALIPASAESCTVRSEGDGDAPFMFVTPPEHRDDLAVQMVAAGIEQSRIDRFMEQFASLHV, from the coding sequence ATGAGCGACGCGGCAGTATATCCGTATATTTTGGATCCGAAGTTGGCGCCGGCAATATGGGGCGGCGACGAACTCGTGAAGCAATACGGCAAACACGGCGACCCGTCGGCGAAGATCGGCGAGTCGTGGGAGTGCTGGGACACGGACACGGTTATAAACGGACCTCTGAAAGGCGATTCGGTCGCGACCCTGCGGCAATCGCAAGGAAAAAGCTTTCTCGGCGACATCGACCCGACTCGCATCTTTCCGGTTCTTACGAAGATCATCACCGCGCACGATTGGCTCTCGGTACAGGTGCATCCGAACGACGCGTACGCAAAACGGGTCGAGCATCAAGCAAACGGCAAGACCGAGTGTTGGTACGTGTTTTCGGCCGACCCCGGCGCTGAGTTAGTGCTTGGGTGGACGCGCGACACATCGCGTGAAGAATACGAACGTCGCGTCGCCGATGGGACGCTCGGCGAGATTCTGCGCCGCATTCCAGTCAAGGCAGGCGATACGGTATATATTCCGGCCGGCATGGTGCATGCGATCGGAGCGGGTGTCACCCTCTTCGAAACGCAGCAAGCTAGCGATTTAACGTACCGGATGTTCGATTGGAACCGTATCGGAGCCGATGGAAAACCGCGCGAACTGCACATTCAAAAAGCCGCCGACGTTTTAGATTATAAGGCGACGGGCGCCGGCACGCTGGATCAAATCGCCTACACGTTCGACGGCTTACAGCGTTTGGCGTTGATCGCCGACAATCACTTCGTAGTCGAACGGATCGTCGCGACGAGCGAACCGGCAACGATGAAAACCGGCGGACGGCCGTTGATCGTGATGTCGCTAGATTGCCCGATGAACGTCGGCTGCAACGACGTCGAAGTGTCGCTTACCCCATACCAAACGGCCTTGATTCCGGCGAGCGCCGAAAGCTGCACGGTTCGTTCCGAGGGCGACGGCGACGCACCGTTCATGTTCGTTACGCCGCCCGAACATCGCGACGACCTTGCGGTGCAAATGGTAGCCGCCGGTATCGAGCAGTCGCGCATCGACCGCTTTATGGAACAGTTCGCGTCGCTGCACGTGTAG
- the dacB gene encoding D-alanyl-D-alanine carboxypeptidase/D-alanyl-D-alanine-endopeptidase, whose protein sequence is MDVALSSTELRGAHVGLLAVDTSGATVYARDPDDDFVPASTFKLIVGSAALSKLGPAFTFGTSVDAIGPVTSGTLNGDLVLRGGGDAQLSVADLQSAATAVRAAGIVHVTGDVVADASYFSAPRFPGGWMIDDLPYEYAAVPSALSLERNIAHVRVRPGSATGDPAQLSIAPAVNAFTIVNRAVTGARGSDDTTDLDRPWNVPSEIDVTGSYPLGAPLSDDLEPAVPDPPSYAAAVFRDALVARGIAIDGAVRFTSAPGGTHLWQHRSEPLRTMLGDFWRPSVNLIGEQLLEALGVASPATAHLDDRAAGIAVETAWLRSIGIDPRTLTIADGSGLSAYDRITPRALVAILSAGWHGRYRTTILAALPVSGRSGTLVNDFTSAPLAGAIVAKTGTTNHARLLAGYARRPDGSTTIFALMIENWMDDRPDANALLNRVRQTVLRALTGG, encoded by the coding sequence ATCGACGTTGCATTGTCTTCGACGGAATTGCGCGGCGCCCACGTAGGGCTGCTGGCCGTGGATACATCGGGTGCCACGGTGTACGCGCGCGATCCGGACGACGACTTCGTCCCGGCCTCTACGTTCAAACTAATCGTCGGATCGGCGGCGCTCTCAAAATTGGGACCCGCATTTACATTCGGCACCAGCGTGGATGCGATCGGACCGGTAACGAGCGGAACGCTCAACGGCGATCTGGTACTGCGCGGCGGCGGCGACGCACAACTCTCGGTCGCCGATCTACAGAGCGCTGCGACCGCCGTTCGTGCGGCCGGTATCGTGCACGTAACCGGCGACGTCGTTGCCGATGCATCCTATTTTTCGGCACCTCGTTTTCCCGGCGGATGGATGATCGACGATCTGCCGTACGAATACGCGGCCGTTCCGTCGGCGCTGTCGCTCGAACGCAACATCGCACACGTTCGCGTGCGTCCTGGCTCGGCCACCGGAGACCCCGCGCAGCTTTCGATCGCTCCGGCCGTTAACGCGTTCACGATCGTCAATCGCGCGGTGACGGGCGCACGCGGCAGCGACGATACCACCGATCTCGACCGGCCCTGGAACGTGCCGTCCGAGATCGACGTCACCGGTAGTTACCCGTTGGGAGCGCCGCTTTCCGACGACCTCGAGCCGGCCGTTCCAGATCCGCCGTCATACGCGGCCGCGGTCTTTCGCGATGCACTGGTCGCGCGCGGCATCGCCATCGACGGCGCCGTCCGCTTCACATCTGCGCCTGGCGGAACGCATCTCTGGCAACATCGTTCCGAGCCGCTGCGAACGATGCTCGGCGATTTCTGGCGCCCCAGCGTCAACCTGATCGGCGAACAGCTGCTCGAGGCGCTCGGCGTGGCGTCGCCGGCAACTGCTCACCTCGACGATCGGGCCGCCGGCATAGCGGTCGAAACGGCATGGCTGCGCTCGATCGGCATCGACCCGCGCACGCTGACGATCGCCGACGGTTCCGGGCTGTCGGCATACGACCGCATTACCCCGCGCGCGCTGGTCGCGATTCTGAGCGCCGGTTGGCACGGACGCTACCGGACGACGATCTTGGCCGCGCTGCCGGTTTCCGGCCGAAGCGGCACCCTGGTAAACGACTTCACGTCGGCGCCGCTGGCCGGTGCCATCGTCGCCAAGACAGGCACGACCAATCACGCCCGGCTGTTGGCCGGATACGCCAGGCGGCCGGATGGCAGCACCACCATCTTTGCCTTGATGATCGAGAACTGGATGGACGACCGCCCCGATGCGAACGCGCTCCTCAATCGAGTCCGCCAGACGGTGTTGCGCGCTCTCACCGGCGGTTGA
- the msrA gene encoding peptide-methionine (S)-S-oxide reductase MsrA, with protein sequence MNATTQTATFAAGCFWGVEAAFRQIPGVLDAVSGYIGGRTQDPTYREVCGHGTGHAEAVEVTFDPSRVTYEQLLQAFWNLHDPTQVNRQGPDVGDQYRSAIFTYSDEQMRTATASRDAEQANHRRPIATQILAAPTFYRAEEYHQRYFEKNGGAACHIPTAR encoded by the coding sequence ATGAACGCAACTACGCAAACCGCGACCTTCGCCGCCGGCTGTTTTTGGGGCGTCGAGGCCGCGTTTCGCCAGATCCCCGGCGTGCTTGACGCCGTCTCGGGCTACATCGGCGGAAGAACGCAAGACCCGACCTATCGCGAGGTCTGCGGACATGGAACCGGACACGCCGAGGCGGTCGAAGTTACTTTCGATCCGTCACGGGTGACCTACGAACAACTATTGCAGGCGTTTTGGAATCTGCACGATCCGACGCAGGTCAACCGGCAAGGTCCGGATGTCGGCGATCAATATCGCTCGGCCATCTTCACCTATTCGGACGAGCAGATGCGCACTGCAACCGCGTCGCGCGATGCGGAACAGGCAAATCATCGCCGGCCGATCGCAACGCAGATTCTTGCGGCCCCCACGTTTTATAGAGCCGAAGAATATCATCAACGCTACTTCGAAAAGAATGGTGGAGCGGCGTGTCACATTCCGACCGCACGATGA
- the msrB gene encoding peptide-methionine (R)-S-oxide reductase MsrB, protein MSHSDRTMNRVAFLGGLLVLGGATASRAFASPSQQYAVTHSDSQWRELLGGERYDVMRQKGTEPANSSPLLTETRAGLYRCYGCNLALFSSKTKYDSGEGWPSFYDVLPNAIREQSDYGLVEARTEVHCRQCGSHLGHVFDDGPAPTHLRYCIDGVALKFVPGASA, encoded by the coding sequence GTGTCACATTCCGACCGCACGATGAATCGCGTCGCTTTTCTCGGCGGATTGCTCGTTCTCGGTGGAGCGACGGCGTCGCGCGCTTTCGCCTCGCCATCGCAACAATACGCGGTGACGCACAGCGACTCGCAGTGGCGTGAGCTCCTCGGTGGCGAGCGCTACGACGTCATGCGCCAGAAAGGAACGGAACCGGCAAACTCCAGCCCGCTGCTAACCGAGACTCGAGCGGGCCTCTATCGCTGTTACGGTTGTAATCTGGCGTTGTTTTCGTCGAAGACGAAATACGACAGCGGAGAAGGCTGGCCGTCGTTCTACGACGTGTTGCCGAACGCGATCCGCGAACAATCCGACTACGGGCTGGTCGAAGCGCGCACCGAAGTGCACTGCCGTCAATGCGGGAGCCACCTCGGCCACGTGTTCGATGACGGTCCCGCGCCGACGCACCTACGCTACTGTATCGACGGCGTCGCGCTCAAGTTCGTCCCCGGCGCTAGCGCCTAG
- a CDS encoding GNAT family N-acetyltransferase, which produces MPADASALVPLFAQLGYPNDAATIERMVLRCSDRRKIYVGEIQSNVVGFIAVEMRDELADCEGAEILALSVDENNRSNGIGAALLRTAEEWAREQGARRVRVRSNVIRKDAHRFYEREEYAPVKDQRVFEKRS; this is translated from the coding sequence TTGCCGGCCGATGCTTCGGCGCTCGTTCCGTTGTTCGCACAGCTCGGATATCCGAACGATGCGGCAACGATCGAGCGCATGGTGCTTCGATGTTCGGATCGACGGAAAATCTACGTCGGAGAAATCCAGTCGAACGTCGTTGGATTTATCGCCGTCGAAATGCGCGACGAACTTGCAGATTGCGAGGGTGCGGAGATTCTCGCCCTCTCGGTCGACGAGAATAATCGAAGTAACGGAATCGGCGCCGCGTTGCTGCGTACCGCCGAAGAATGGGCGCGCGAACAGGGCGCACGGCGTGTCCGCGTGCGCTCCAACGTGATTCGCAAGGACGCGCACCGTTTCTATGAACGAGAAGAATACGCGCCGGTCAAAGACCAGCGCGTATTCGAAAAACGAAGCTAA
- a CDS encoding redoxin domain-containing protein, whose protein sequence is MKSTIATFAALFALVATYGQSQAATPTAPASVGTALPAFEGQSLDGKTVTSSQLRGKVVVLNDWATWCPPCRHETADMITAYHKLHAPDVVFLGLDDNETVPVVKSFISTRGVPYQTILVSPHLRQLISVEAIPTTIVVDKNGIVRARWTGGVTPAQLAEFINGARQGHNVYYLSPVQKKLDSMLATGQFTLTGSPTQVRAGAAAAVKQVADAEAYLNGLPSSQSDSYDYARTSREEGALQYAAATAVLRLQNTPQQKFDAYLLQAKGLANLGDSAGAVRATRNALALKPSDPTTIFRMARALGAAGDYAAAIPYATKYTNRRPQDPDGFSWLAIFYKRSGQPQQAIAPFQKSTALLEAAVKTSAPKDRSDNAANAADELLSLGDAYVTLGDGPQAQQAYDSAKHYADMVDPKSPAAEIRDRVTERAAEGTVAVAVKQNSNMAISVTKWTGADLPGSVSSTYKYRLIVVAKTGQPVTLTAENLAPGWVASFCADRLCSPGKVTFTPPESGVKTYEFQLVPPTPGAKPGNNITVASNGVTAAVPAR, encoded by the coding sequence ATGAAAAGCACGATCGCAACGTTCGCCGCATTGTTCGCCCTTGTCGCGACCTACGGCCAATCCCAGGCCGCGACCCCGACGGCGCCCGCATCGGTCGGGACCGCCCTCCCGGCGTTCGAAGGGCAATCGCTCGACGGCAAGACGGTAACGTCGTCTCAACTACGCGGCAAGGTCGTCGTTCTGAACGATTGGGCGACGTGGTGCCCGCCGTGCCGTCACGAAACGGCCGACATGATAACGGCCTACCACAAATTGCACGCGCCCGACGTCGTCTTTCTGGGACTCGACGACAACGAAACGGTTCCGGTCGTTAAAAGCTTCATATCCACGCGGGGCGTTCCGTACCAAACGATTTTGGTCAGCCCGCACCTTCGGCAGCTGATCAGCGTCGAAGCGATTCCGACGACGATCGTCGTCGACAAGAACGGCATCGTACGCGCCCGTTGGACCGGCGGCGTGACGCCCGCGCAACTCGCCGAGTTTATCAATGGCGCGCGCCAAGGCCACAACGTGTACTACCTGTCGCCCGTGCAGAAGAAACTCGATTCGATGCTGGCCACCGGGCAGTTCACGCTGACCGGCTCGCCCACGCAAGTTCGCGCGGGAGCGGCCGCCGCCGTCAAGCAAGTCGCGGACGCCGAAGCCTACTTGAACGGGCTGCCGTCGTCGCAATCCGACTCGTACGACTACGCCCGTACCAGCCGTGAAGAGGGCGCGCTGCAATACGCCGCTGCAACCGCGGTATTGCGCCTGCAAAATACTCCGCAACAGAAGTTCGACGCGTATCTGTTGCAGGCAAAAGGTCTCGCGAACCTCGGCGACTCGGCGGGTGCGGTGCGCGCCACGCGCAACGCGCTGGCGTTGAAGCCGAGCGATCCGACGACGATCTTCCGTATGGCGCGCGCCCTGGGCGCCGCGGGCGATTACGCCGCGGCGATTCCGTACGCGACGAAGTACACCAACAGGCGTCCGCAAGATCCCGACGGCTTTAGCTGGCTCGCGATTTTCTACAAGCGTTCCGGTCAGCCGCAACAAGCGATCGCGCCGTTCCAAAAGAGCACGGCGTTGTTGGAGGCTGCAGTCAAAACCTCGGCGCCCAAAGATCGCAGCGATAACGCCGCCAACGCCGCCGATGAGTTGCTGTCGCTGGGCGATGCATACGTGACGCTCGGTGACGGACCGCAAGCACAACAGGCGTACGATTCCGCCAAGCATTACGCCGACATGGTCGATCCGAAGAGCCCGGCGGCCGAAATCCGTGATCGCGTGACGGAACGCGCGGCCGAAGGCACAGTAGCCGTTGCCGTCAAGCAAAATTCGAACATGGCGATTTCGGTGACAAAATGGACCGGCGCCGATCTTCCCGGCAGCGTGAGTTCGACGTACAAGTATCGCTTGATCGTCGTCGCCAAGACCGGCCAGCCGGTGACGTTGACCGCAGAGAACCTCGCACCCGGCTGGGTCGCGTCGTTCTGCGCCGATCGTCTCTGCTCGCCGGGTAAGGTGACGTTCACGCCTCCGGAAAGCGGCGTGAAAACGTACGAGTTCCAACTCGTTCCGCCGACCCCGGGTGCTAAACCGGGCAATAACATCACGGTAGCTTCCAACGGCGTCACGGCAGCCGTCCCCGCCCGCTAG
- a CDS encoding gamma carbonic anhydrase family protein, producing the protein MLIPFNGKRPQIDPSAFIAPTAVLIGDVVVGPQASIWFGAVLRGDNGPIRIGARTSVQDNAVVHVSEHGGTYVGDDVTVGHAVVMEDCTIGQHALIGSNATLLNGCRIGEGALIAAGSVVGERAEIPDAMLAAGAPAVVKKRIEGEAAHWIEISAGEYVKLSRTYLAQNIGTLEDQETRL; encoded by the coding sequence ATGCTGATTCCCTTTAACGGCAAGCGGCCGCAGATCGATCCTTCGGCGTTTATCGCCCCAACCGCGGTCCTCATCGGCGACGTCGTCGTCGGCCCGCAGGCAAGCATCTGGTTCGGCGCCGTGCTGCGCGGCGACAACGGTCCGATTCGTATCGGCGCCCGCACGTCGGTTCAAGATAACGCGGTCGTGCACGTCAGCGAGCACGGTGGCACGTACGTCGGCGACGACGTCACCGTCGGACACGCCGTGGTAATGGAAGATTGCACGATCGGGCAACACGCCTTGATTGGCAGCAACGCGACGCTATTGAACGGCTGCCGGATCGGCGAAGGCGCCTTGATCGCTGCCGGCAGTGTGGTCGGCGAACGCGCAGAGATTCCCGATGCCATGCTGGCGGCCGGCGCGCCGGCCGTCGTCAAGAAACGCATCGAAGGCGAAGCCGCGCATTGGATCGAGATTTCGGCCGGCGAATACGTCAAACTCTCGCGCACGTACTTGGCGCAGAATATCGGTACGCTCGAGGATCAGGAAACGCGGCTGTAA
- the dnaB gene encoding replicative DNA helicase — MTAQPSPTPIDRIPPHNIEAEMAVLGSILVDKEMLGEVGQLVRPGDFYAHVHESIFAVLVYLFERDEPIDKITVSEELRQRGTLERVGGVPYISSLMDTVQSAASARYYATIVHEKAALRALIGAGTQVTKLGYEGEEDVAASLDRAQQLIYAIGEERGTKDFKPVRDLLKEAFDSIDHLYHQRGDRIGLTSGFPDIDAMTTGFQPGNFVIVAARPGMGKTSFALNMAVAAARDSNQPVAFFSLEMSNNELIQRLICSEARISMNDMRRGNIKPHQWESISRAMEGLDQLPIYLDDMGALSVSDLRNRCRVLKKSAEGALGAIFVDYLQLMRPAVTSRNVNRNEELSDICRTLKVTAKELKVPIVALAQLNRAVESRSDTGKRPMLSDLRDSGSIEQESDVVAFLFREGYYKPECPDPELTEFIIAKHRNGPTGTVKLRFQREFTLFVPYGDDSHYPAA; from the coding sequence ATGACCGCACAACCGTCGCCCACTCCGATCGACCGCATTCCGCCGCACAACATTGAGGCGGAGATGGCAGTGTTGGGTTCGATTCTCGTCGACAAAGAGATGCTGGGTGAAGTCGGGCAACTCGTACGTCCGGGCGATTTCTACGCACACGTGCACGAATCGATTTTTGCCGTGCTCGTGTACTTGTTCGAGCGCGACGAACCGATCGACAAGATTACCGTCAGCGAAGAACTGCGCCAGCGCGGCACGCTCGAACGCGTCGGTGGGGTGCCGTATATCAGTTCGCTGATGGACACGGTTCAGTCGGCGGCATCGGCGCGCTATTACGCCACGATCGTGCACGAGAAAGCCGCACTGCGCGCGTTGATCGGGGCCGGCACGCAAGTCACCAAACTCGGTTACGAAGGCGAAGAGGACGTTGCGGCGTCGCTGGATCGCGCGCAGCAACTGATCTATGCGATCGGCGAAGAGCGCGGCACGAAGGATTTCAAGCCGGTCCGCGATCTCCTGAAAGAAGCCTTCGACAGCATCGATCACCTGTATCACCAGCGCGGCGACCGTATCGGTTTGACGTCCGGGTTTCCGGACATCGATGCGATGACGACCGGTTTTCAGCCGGGGAACTTCGTTATCGTCGCAGCCCGCCCGGGCATGGGCAAGACGTCGTTCGCGCTCAATATGGCGGTGGCGGCGGCTCGCGACTCGAACCAGCCGGTCGCGTTTTTCTCGCTCGAGATGTCGAACAACGAGCTGATCCAACGACTGATCTGTTCGGAAGCGCGCATTTCGATGAACGATATGCGGCGCGGGAATATCAAACCGCATCAGTGGGAGTCGATCTCGCGGGCGATGGAAGGCCTCGACCAGTTGCCGATCTACCTCGACGACATGGGTGCGCTCAGCGTATCGGATTTACGCAATAGGTGCCGCGTCCTCAAGAAGTCGGCCGAAGGAGCTTTAGGGGCGATCTTCGTCGACTATCTGCAGTTGATGCGTCCGGCGGTGACATCGCGCAACGTCAATCGTAACGAAGAACTGTCGGATATCTGCCGCACGCTCAAAGTGACCGCCAAAGAACTGAAAGTTCCAATCGTGGCGCTGGCGCAGCTGAACCGTGCGGTCGAAAGCCGCTCCGATACCGGCAAACGCCCGATGCTATCGGACCTTCGCGATTCGGGATCGATCGAACAAGAGTCCGACGTCGTCGCGTTCTTGTTCCGCGAAGGCTATTACAAGCCCGAGTGCCCGGATCCCGAGCTAACTGAGTTTATCATCGCCAAACACCGCAACGGCCCGACCGGCACCGTCAAGCTGCGTTTCCAGCGCGAGTTCACGCTGTTCGTTCCGTACGGCGACGATTCGCACTACCCCGCCGCATAA
- the lonC gene encoding Lon family ATP-dependent protease, whose translation MPDASHYASRFRRKFGVEDELGRYVTALYDMLASVLGQDKVVLRAGKVNALRMMRSANLPDRLCALQRLVFEDPTLERATTRAQQRKAIAEIEDAMADTMAQRNAEDALEKRVTEKLAQRHEEYVKDLKLEALRESGGPETPATQAKLAELDALSQRPLAASALRQLRPQNLRDIVGQEAAVRALLAKISSPFPQHVLLYGPPGVGKTTVARLALEAAKARPQTPFGKNAPFVEASGTTLRWDPRETVNPLLGSVHDPIYQGSRREFAEGGIPEPKLGLVTRAHGGVLFIDEIGEMDAALQLRLLKVLEDRRVMFESSYYDESATNVPEYVKRLFRDGAPADFILIGATTREPDDIDPAIRSRCAEVFFSPLTQHQVVSIVQGAVKRLGARATRGVPRAIASYTIEGRKAVQLVADAYGQALYRSRPAKAAEGAKPAAPAITEDDVTSVAQTSRLLQHTPVKARAVREIGKTFGLGVLHYLGSLIEIEAVAFTASAPGKGTVRFNDTAGSMAKDSVFNATSVLRTFVGIDTANFDLHINIVGGGNIDGPSAGLAIFLALYSAILKAPMPQDVAVTGELSIQGKVRGVGGIVEKLYAARQAGMRRVVIPRENAREVDATMAGLDVVPVPDVEYVLRELNMNKRSTRHSPATRRKIARRP comes from the coding sequence GTGCCGGACGCATCGCATTACGCGTCGCGCTTCCGCCGGAAATTCGGCGTTGAAGACGAGCTGGGCCGTTACGTAACGGCCCTATACGACATGCTCGCGTCGGTGTTGGGACAGGATAAGGTCGTCCTGCGCGCCGGCAAAGTGAACGCTTTGCGCATGATGCGCTCCGCCAACCTCCCCGATCGCCTGTGCGCGCTGCAGCGCCTGGTCTTTGAAGACCCGACGCTGGAGCGTGCAACCACGCGCGCCCAACAGCGCAAAGCCATCGCGGAAATCGAAGACGCGATGGCGGACACGATGGCGCAGCGCAACGCCGAGGACGCGTTGGAAAAACGCGTCACCGAAAAGTTGGCGCAACGGCACGAAGAGTACGTCAAAGACCTCAAGCTCGAAGCGTTGCGGGAAAGCGGCGGTCCGGAAACGCCCGCGACGCAAGCCAAACTCGCCGAGCTCGACGCGTTGTCCCAGCGACCGCTCGCAGCGTCGGCATTGCGCCAGTTACGCCCGCAGAATTTGCGCGACATCGTTGGACAAGAAGCCGCGGTGCGCGCGCTGCTTGCAAAGATCAGCTCGCCGTTTCCCCAGCACGTATTGCTCTACGGCCCGCCCGGCGTCGGAAAGACCACGGTCGCGCGGCTGGCGTTGGAAGCCGCCAAAGCCCGTCCGCAAACGCCGTTCGGTAAGAACGCGCCGTTCGTGGAGGCCAGCGGTACGACGCTGCGTTGGGATCCGCGCGAAACGGTGAATCCGTTGCTGGGCAGCGTCCACGACCCGATCTATCAAGGCAGCCGGCGCGAGTTTGCCGAGGGCGGCATTCCCGAACCCAAGCTCGGCCTGGTGACCCGCGCCCACGGCGGCGTGCTGTTCATCGACGAGATCGGCGAGATGGATGCCGCGCTGCAACTGCGTCTGCTCAAAGTACTCGAAGATCGTCGCGTGATGTTCGAGTCGTCGTACTACGACGAGAGCGCCACCAACGTCCCGGAGTACGTCAAACGCCTGTTCCGCGACGGTGCTCCGGCCGACTTCATTTTGATCGGGGCTACGACCCGCGAGCCCGACGACATCGACCCGGCCATACGGTCGCGCTGCGCAGAAGTATTTTTCTCGCCGCTCACGCAGCACCAAGTCGTTTCGATCGTGCAAGGCGCGGTCAAGCGCTTGGGCGCGCGCGCGACTCGGGGCGTGCCCCGCGCGATCGCGTCGTATACGATCGAGGGCCGCAAAGCCGTGCAGCTCGTGGCCGATGCGTACGGCCAAGCACTCTATCGTTCGCGACCGGCGAAAGCCGCCGAGGGCGCAAAGCCGGCGGCGCCGGCGATTACCGAAGACGACGTGACATCTGTGGCGCAGACGAGCCGTTTGCTGCAGCACACGCCGGTCAAGGCGCGAGCCGTGCGCGAAATCGGCAAGACGTTCGGTCTGGGTGTGTTGCACTATCTCGGAAGCCTCATCGAGATCGAAGCCGTCGCGTTTACCGCGAGCGCTCCCGGCAAGGGCACGGTGCGTTTTAACGACACCGCCGGTTCGATGGCCAAAGACTCGGTGTTTAATGCGACCAGCGTATTGCGAACGTTCGTCGGAATCGACACGGCGAACTTCGATCTGCACATCAACATCGTGGGCGGCGGTAATATCGACGGGCCGTCGGCCGGGTTGGCGATCTTTCTGGCGCTGTATTCCGCAATCCTGAAAGCGCCTATGCCGCAAGACGTCGCGGTCACCGGCGAGTTGTCGATTCAAGGAAAGGTTCGGGGCGTCGGAGGTATCGTCGAAAAATTATACGCGGCTCGACAAGCCGGGATGCGACGAGTCGTGATTCCACGTGAAAACGCGCGCGAGGTCGATGCAACGATGGCCGGTCTCGACGTCGTACCCGTGCCCGATGTGGAATACGTCTTGCGCGAACTGAATATGAACAAGCGTTCCACAAGGCATTCACCGGCGACCCGCCGGAAGATCGCACGTCGTCCATGA
- the rplI gene encoding 50S ribosomal protein L9, translating to MKLILLADVSALGKKGAIVDVAEGYARNYLVPRKLGIEADKGALAKLGSQQQAQRRRDEMALSDAKELAKRLETAKVAVKAKAGGNGRLFGTVTNADVATAIAESLDVAIDKHKIELITSIKALGSYPVEIRLHKNVTAKATVDVVSM from the coding sequence GTGAAGCTCATTTTATTGGCCGACGTATCGGCGCTCGGCAAAAAAGGCGCTATCGTCGATGTCGCCGAGGGGTACGCACGCAACTACTTGGTACCACGCAAGCTCGGCATCGAAGCCGATAAGGGCGCATTGGCAAAGCTGGGTTCGCAGCAGCAGGCGCAGCGGCGTCGCGACGAGATGGCATTATCCGATGCCAAGGAGCTCGCAAAGCGCCTCGAGACCGCTAAAGTCGCCGTCAAAGCCAAGGCGGGCGGCAACGGCCGTTTGTTCGGCACGGTAACGAACGCCGACGTCGCGACCGCGATCGCAGAGTCCCTCGACGTCGCAATCGATAAGCATAAGATCGAGCTGATCACGTCCATTAAGGCGTTGGGTTCGTACCCGGTCGAGATTCGTTTGCACAAGAACGTAACCGCCAAAGCGACGGTCGACGTCGTCTCGATGTAA
- the rpsR gene encoding 30S ribosomal protein S18: MATSRTKRAVKDRRPKRKPCQFCADRVIDIGYREINRLKKYVSERGKIVPRRISGNCAKHQRLLTVAIKRARIIAFLPYVSE; the protein is encoded by the coding sequence ATGGCTACCAGCAGGACGAAACGCGCCGTCAAAGACCGGCGCCCCAAGCGCAAGCCGTGCCAATTTTGCGCGGACCGCGTAATCGATATCGGATATCGCGAAATCAACCGCCTTAAAAAATACGTTTCCGAGCGCGGCAAGATCGTGCCGCGACGCATATCCGGAAACTGTGCCAAGCACCAACGCTTGTTGACCGTCGCAATCAAGCGCGCTCGGATCATCGCGTTCCTTCCCTACGTTTCGGAGTAG
- the infA gene encoding translation initiation factor IF-1, protein MELFGTIKQVFPSTTFAVELENGHTVLAHIAGRLRRHRIKLLLGDRVELEMSPYDLTKARIVYRYRAGEARRAH, encoded by the coding sequence CTGGAGCTTTTCGGGACCATCAAACAAGTGTTTCCGAGCACAACCTTTGCTGTCGAGCTCGAGAACGGGCACACCGTGCTGGCTCACATTGCCGGCCGTCTGCGCCGCCATCGGATCAAGCTGCTACTGGGCGATCGAGTAGAGCTCGAAATGTCGCCCTATGACCTCACAAAAGCGCGCATCGTCTACCGCTACCGTGCGGGCGAGGCCCGCCGCGCTCACTAG